Sequence from the Streptomyces sp. R33 genome:
TGATCGTGTCGACGGCCAGAGCGGTCTTGCCGGTCTGACGGTCACCAATGATCAGCTGACGCTGGCCACGGCCGATCGGCACCATCGCGTCGACGGCCTTGTAGCCGGTCTGCATGGGCTCGTGCACCGACTTACGGACCATGACGCCCGGGGCCTGCAGCTCGAGGGCGCGGCGGCCTTCGGTCGCGATCTCGCCGAGGCCGTCGATCGGGTTGCCGAGCGGGTCGACGACGCGGCCGAGGTAGCCCTCGCCGACACCTACGGAGAGAACCTCACCGGTGCGCTGCACCGGCTGGCCCTCCTCGATACCGCTGAACTCGCCGAGGACGATCGCACCGATCTCGCGCTCCTCGAGGTTGAGGGCGAGACCGAGGGTGCCGTCCTCGAACTTCAGCAGCTCGTTCGCCATGGCGGAGGGCAGGCCCTCCACCTTCGCGATGCCGTCGCCGGCAACGCTGACCGTTCCGACCTCCTCGCGCGAGGCCGCGTCCGGCTGGTACGACTGGACAAAGTTCTCCAGTGCGTCCCGGATCTCCTCCGGCCGGATCGTGAGCTCCGCCATCTGGGTTCCCTGCTCTCCTTGTTGGGCCTGAAGCTTCTTAGGGGTCTGGGGGCGACCCCCAGGAATCTTCTGCAAGTTCTGCACGGCCCAACCGGGCCGCTGGAAATGCGTTGTTCTATTGGTGGCCGGTCAGCCGGCCATGCGGCGCGACGCCTCGGCGAGGCGGTCCGCGATGCTGCCGTCGATGACCTCGTCGCCGACCCGCACGGTGATCCCGCCGAGGACCGCGGGGTCCACGTCGAGGTTCAGGTGCATCTGGCGGCCGTACAGCTTGGCCAGGACCGCGCCGAGACGCTGCTTCTGCACGTCGCTGAGCGGAACCGCGGTGGTCACGGTGGCGACCATGCGGTCACGGCGCTCGGCGGCGAGCTTGGAGAGGGACTCGAGTCCCGCTTCCAGGCTACGTCCACGCGGGTGCGTGACGAGACGCGTGACGAGACGCTCGGTGACGGCGTTCGCCTTGCCGCCGAGCAGGCTGCCGAGCAGCGTGCTCTTGGCGGCGGCGGTGGCCGCCCGGTCGGTCAGCGCGGCGCGCAGCTCGGTGTTCGAGGCGACGATCCGGCCGAAGCGGAACAGCTCGTCCTCGACGTTGTCGAGCGCGCCTGCCTGCTGGGCCGCCGTGAGGTCGGCGGTGGCCGCCAGCTCCTCGAGCGAGTCCACCAGGTCGCGGGACTGCGACCAGCGGGACCGGGCCATGCCCGACACCAGGTCGAGGGCTTCCCCGCCCACCTGGCCGGACAGCAGACGGCCGACCAGCTCGGCCTTGGCCTCGCCGGACTGCGCCGGGTCCGTGATGACCCGACGCAGCGAGACCTCACGGTCGAGCAGCGCGGTGACGGCAGCCAGCTCACCGGCGAGCTTCGCCGCGTCGACGGACGTGTTGTCCGTCAGCGCGTCGAGACGCTCGCGCGCGGAGGCCAGCGCCTCGCGGCTCGCTCCGTTCATCGGGCCGCCTCGGCCTTCTCCTCGAGCTCGCTGAGGAAGCGGTCGATGGTGCGGCTCTGCCGGGCGTGGTCCTCGAGGGACTCACCGACGAGCTTTCCGGCCAGGTCGGTGGCGAGCTTGCCCACGTCCTGACGCAGTGCCTGCGAGGCGGCCTTGCGGTCGGCCGCGATCTGGGCGTGGCCGGCAGCGATGATCTCCTCACGCTGCCGCTGGCCCTCTGCGCGCAGTTCTTCCTTGAGCGCAGTGCCCTGCTCCAGCGCTTCCTGGCGCAGGCGCGCGGCCTCGTGCCGGGCTTCGGCGAGCTGGGCCTTGTACTGCTCCAGCACGCTCTGGGCCTCGGTCTGAGCGGCCTCAGCCTTCTCGATACCGCCCTCGATCTGCTCGCGACGCTCGTCCAGAACCTTGTTGATGTTCGGGAGGAGCTTCTTCGCGAGGAAACCGAAGACGATGACGAAGGCGATCAGACCGATGACGAGCTCGGGGATCGGCGGGACGAGCGGGTTTTCCGTCTCGGCCGCGAGAACCAGGAGGTTCACATCAGTGCCTTTCGTCTAATCGGACTAGTGGTCGCGGTTCGTCAGCTGTAGACGAACGGCATGACCAGACCGATGAGGGCGAGCGCCTCACAGAAGGCGAAGCCGAGGATCTGGTTGGCGCGGATCAGACCGGCAGCCTCGGGCTGACGGGCGAGAGCCTGCGTGCCGTTACCGAAGATGATGCCGACGCCGACACCCGGGCCGATGGCCGCGAGACCGTAACCAACGGAGCTGAGGGAGCCGGTGACGCCTTCGGCGGCAGCGAGGATCTGGGACATGCCAGTTCTTCCTTCTCTTTCACGGACCGGTGGGGGTTGGCCACCGGACGACAGGGGGTTTGGGGGAGGGCGGGACTCAGTGGTGCTCGGCGAGTGCGCCCTGGATGAAGCTGCAGGCCAGCAGTACGAAGACGTAGGCCTGGACAGCCTGGATGAAGAGCTCGAAGGCCGTCATCACGATGACCATGATGAAAGAGACGCCCGCGTAGGCGATCCCGATCCCGTTCAGCAGGTACCAGCTGGCGATGGTGAACAGCAGCAGCAGGGTGTGACCGGCGAACATGTTCGCGAACAGTCGGACCGCGTGGGTGAACGGGCGCACCAGGACGTTCGAGAAGAACTCGATGACCATGACCAGGGGCAGGACGCCGCCGAGCGACTTGTCGTAGCCCGTCAGGTTCTTGAGTCCGCCGACGAAGCCGTGACGCTTGAACGTCACCGACATCCAGATGAAGTAGACGATCGCCGCGAGGGCCGCCGGGTACGCGATGATCGCGGTCACCGGGAACTGGGCCACGGGGACGATCGACCAGACGTTCAGGACCCAGACGAAGAAGAACAGCGACACCATGAAGGGGACGTACTTCTCGCCCTCCTTCTTGCCCAGCGTCTCGTACACGATGCCGCGGCGCACGAAGTCGTAACCGGCCTCGGCGACCATCTGCAGCTTGCCCGGTACGACCTTCGGCTTCCGGAACGCGGCCCAGAAGAAGGCGACGATGATCACCGAGCCCAGGAGGGCCAGCAGCATCGGCTTGTTGAAGTACGCACTGGTGGTGCCGGCTTCGCCCCACAGCGGCTCGAAGAGGAACGAGTGCAGGCCCGGGCCGGGGAAGCCACATCCGTCGAAGATGTGACAGTCGGTCTCGAAAGCGAGCACCTGCGTCAGGTCAGCACTCACCGCGGGCTCCTTCAGCGTGGCGCATAGGTACGGCAACCTCGTTGTGTCGGCGCGGCGCACAGCCGCTGTTCGGCACTGGACTGGTGTTACGGGTGTGGGGGCGGCGATCAGGCATCGAGCCTCGCGATGGAACAGGCGTCAGCTCAGATGCCCGCGCCCGCAATGCCGCAGTTGGAACCGGACGATAGCAGCATCTCGAACGCTCGCTTATCCCGGCCCTACCCCTCACGACTTCGGCCCCGAATTCTCGGGCTTGTCGCCCTTCGTCGAGTCCGGTTCGACGTAGAGGATCTTGGCCTTCATGTGAGCACGCGTCTGAGCGCCGATCCACACGAGGGTGGTGGCGACGAGCGTGATCGCGAAGGCCTTGGGGTGGAACAACGTCGTGTTCTTGAACACGGCGAGAAAGACGAAGAGCAGCAGGATCTGGGCCGTGTAGAGCATCAGCCCCATGGCCTGGAACAAGTGCGGCAGCGATTTCGCGGTGCGTTGCAGAACGACGAATCCGATGCCCATGAACAGCATCACCAGCAGAGTGGCGATGACAGCGCCAAGAGCCCCCTTGCCGCCGGCCACAACGGCGCTGATGACGGCGGCAAGAGCGCCGGCGGCAGCCGTGGGGACAGCACATTGCAGGAGGGATCGGACGTCATCTGACCGCATGGCGGGTTGCTCCGCGTGGTGGTGGGGGCACGGACTCGTACGGGACGAGCGTAAGCCCGGTCCGAGATGGATCCTCGGGCCGATGGGCCGTCGCACTACGGTCCTTCGGCTCTGTCGCCGGGTTTAGTGAACGGTATCACAAACTATTTGATGAGAGCTTTACCTGCGGAGTGTGCTGACTGTCACACATGAGAGCTAACCCGCCCGTGTGTGCACGACAAGCCGTGGTTGTGTGTGGTAAAGGCCGCCCATGTCGGACATGTGCTGCGGCCGTCAGCGCGTCGACTCCGCCTTACGCCGGTCGGGGAAGCGCGAACGGGGGCCTACCGCGGTCGCTCCGTTGACGCCCGAGACGCCGACCCTGACCGGCCTGGCCGGCTCCGGCTCGCGGCCCGAGGCATCCTGCGCGGCCGCCTCCGCGGCGCGCTCCGCGTGCCGGTAGCGCGGCGGGACCAGGCCCTCGGCCCACCGCGGGGCACGCGGGGTGAAGCGCGGCAGGAGCAGCAGGACCAGGCCCACCGCGCTCAGCGCGACGATGGCGAGCACGATCCACATCGAGGCGGAATGCACCGAATAGGCCACCGCGCCGAAGGCGATCAGCCCTGACCAGAAGTACATGATCAGCACCGCGCGGCTGTGCGAATGCCCGAGTTCCAGCAGCCGGTGGTGCAGGTGCCCGCGGTCGGCCGCGAACGGCGACTGGCCCTTCCACGTACGCCGCACGATGGCCAGGATCAGGTCCGCCATCGGGATGGCGATGATCGTCAGCGGCAGCAGAAGCGGAATGAAGACCGGGATCATCGCGTGCACCGCGTTGCGCTCACCGCCGGCGAACAGGGCCATGGTGTCCGGGTCCACCTGCCCGGTGATCGAAATCGCGGCGGCGGCCAGCACCAGGCCGATGAGCATCGATCCGGAATCGCCCATGAAGATCCGGGCCGGGTGCATGTTGTGCGGCAGGAAGCCGAGGCACATGCCCATCAGGATCGCCGCGAACAGCGTCGCGGGCGCGGCCGCCTCGATGCCGTACCCGAACCAGATCCGGTACGAGTAGAGGAAGAACGCGGCGGCGGCGATGCAGACCATGCCGGCGGCCAGGCCGTCGAGCCCGTCCACGAAGTTCACCGCGTTGATGGTGATCACCACGAGGGCCACCGTGAGCAGGTTGCCCTGCCACTGGGTCAGCGCGACCGTCCCGATGCCCGGGACGGGGATCCACAGGATGGTCAGACCCTGCATGACCATCACACCGGCGGCGATCATCTGCGCGCCGAGCTTGATCAGGGCGTCGATCTCGAACTTGTCGTCGAGCACGCCGATCAGCCAGATCAGGGCCGCTCCGGAGAGCAGCGCCCGCGGTTCGTTCGACAGCTCGAAGACGCCGTTGAGGTTGCGCAGGTGGTCCGCGACCAGCAGCCCCGCGCACAGTCCGCCGAACATGGCGATGCCGCCGAGCCGCGGAGTGGGCTCGCGGTGCACGTCGCGGGCGCGGATCTCCGGCATCGCACCGGCCGCGATCGCGAACTTCCGCACGGGCCCGGTGAGCAGGTAGGTCACCGCGACCGTGACGCAAAGCGTCAGCAGATATTCACGCACGGGCTGCCCCAGATGTATCGCCGGCCATCTCAGCCCCACACATTAGCTGCGATGTACCCCTCACCGAGGACGCGAGGGGGCGGTATCCCGGTTGCGGTACGCCCCGCTTGTCCGCCTTACACCCCGTACGGGGGAAATCCACGCGTCAGCTCGCTCACTTCCGCGCGGGTGTTCGCCGCTTCCGCGCGCAATGCGGCGGTGAACAGGGCGGCGATCCGGGCCATCTCCGGCTCCCGCATGCCCTGGGTGGTGACGGCGGCCGTGCCGAGCCGGATCCCGCGCTGGTCCCCGTACGGGAGGGCGCAGGTGTCCAGCACGATCCCGGCGGCGGCGAGCCGGCCGCGGGCGGTCGGGCCGTCGAGGCCGAGCGGCGCCGGGTCGGCGGTGATCAGATGGGTGTCGGTGCCGCCCGTCGTCACCGCGAACCCGTTGGCCGCGAGCGCTTCGGCCAGCACCCGGGCATTGGCCACCACCCGGTGGGCGTACGTGGTGAACGCGGGCGCAGCGGCCTCGCCGAAGGCCACCGCCTTGGCGGCGATGGTGTGCATCTGGGCGCCGCCCTGGGTGAAGGGGAACACCGCCCGGTCGATCCGCTCGGCGAACTCGGCGCCGCACAGGACCATCCCGCCGCGCGGGCCGCGCAGCACCTTGTGGGTCGTCGCGCAGACGACGTCGGCGTACGGGACGGGGCTGGGCGCGGCCCCGCCGGCGACGAGCCCGATGGGATGGGCGGCGTCCGCGATGAGGTAGGCCCCGACCTCGTCGGCGATCTCCCGGAACACCGAGTACTCCGGGTGCCGCGAGTAGGAGATCGACCCGCAGACGATCGCCTTGGGCCGGTGCGCCCGCGCCAGCTCCTGCACCTGCCGGTAGTCGATGAGGCCGCTCTCGGCGTCGACGCCGTACCCGACGAAGTCGAACCAGCGTCCGGAGAAGTTGGCCGGCGAACCGTGGGTGAGGTGCCCGCCGTACGGGAGGCCCATTGCCAGCACGGTGTCCCCGGGCCGCAGCAGCGCGGCGTACGCGGCCAGCACGGCGGAGGAACCGGAATGCGGCTGCACGTTGGCGTGCTCGACGCCGAACAGTGCGCGGGCCCGTTCGACGGCCAGTCCTTCGGCGAGGTCGGCGTACTCGCAGCCGCCGTGGTACCGATGGCCCGGATACCCCTCGGCGTACTTGTTGGCGAGCGCCGAGCCGAGCGCGGCGAGCACGGCGGGCGAGGTGAAGTTCTCGGCGGCGCTCAGCTGCAGGGTGGCGGCCTGGCGCTGCGCCTCTCCTGCGAGCACGTCGGCCATCTGCGGGTCCTGCTGCCGCAGCAGGTCCGTGGGCGGGGTGATGACGCTCATGGCGACTCCCAGTGGCCGGTCCCGGATAGGCCCACTCTAGGCCCGGGGCCCTGATCCCGCCCTGCGGACCTTCCGGCGCCGCCCGGCGAGATCCGGCCACGCCGGCGTTCGAGGCGCGGGTCCGGGCAGAGCCCGGCATGGGGAGAAGGGGCGGGGCGGACAGGAGGCTCGGCGCAGCGGCAGCCCTCAGCGGCGGGCCGTGACGCCCGTCAGGGCTGTGACCACCGGGTCCAGGGCCTGGTTGATCTCGTCGCCGATCGAGCGGAAGAAGGTGATCGGCGCCCCGTACGGGTCGTACACCTCGTCCGCGTCGGGCGACGGCGCCAGCAGCCAGCCGCGCAGCGCGGCCGCGGCCCGTACCAGCGCACGGGCCCGCTCCGCGACGCCGTCGTCCAGCGGCGGCAGCGTGGCCGGATCTATGGCCCGCACCAGCCGCGTGAACTCCTTCAGGGTGAACGTGCGCAGCCCCGCCGAGTGCCCCATCGAGATGACCTGCGCACGGTGGTCGCGCGTGGCGGTCAGCACGAGGTCGGCGCGTATGACGTGCTCGTCGAGCAGCTCCCGCCCGGTGAACCCGGAGGCGTCCGCGCCGAAGTCCGCGAGCACGGCCGCCGCGTTCGCCTCCATCGGGGCGCCCTCGTGGCCCCACGTCCCCGCGCTCTCCACGATCAGGTCGCTCGCCGGGATGCCCCCCAGCCGGTGCGCCAGCGCATGCCGGGTCAGCCGCTCGGTGATGGGCGAGCGGCACACGTTGCCGGTGCTGACGTGGAGGATGCGGAAGGTGTCCCCTCCGGCTGCCGCCGGGTGGGGGTCCCCCCAGCCGTGGCTGCCGCCGGGGGTGTGCCCGCTTGCTATGCCACGCCCCTGAGGGCTCACGGGGCCACCTCGAGGTCGGGTACGACCTCCCGCAGCTGCGCGGCGGTCAGCGCCCCCTCGCGCAGCAGGACGGGAACCTTGCCGGTGACGTCGACGATCGACGAGGGCTGCATCCCCGGCGTCGGACCGCCGTCCAGGTACACGGACACGGAGTCGCCCAGCATCTCGCGCGCCGCGTCGCAGTCCTCCGGCGCCGGGTGCCCGGTCAGGTTCGCCGAGGACACGGCCATCGGGCCGACCTCGGTGAGCAGCTCGATGGCGACGGGGTGCAGCGGCATGCGGACGGCCACGGTGCCGCGGGTCTCCCCCAGGTCCCAGGCGAGCGACGGCTGGTGCTTGGCGACCAGCGTCAGCGCGCCCGGCCAGAAGGCGTCGACGAGCTCCCAGGCCTGCTCGGAGAAGTCCGTGACGAGGCCGTGCAGGGTGTTCGGGGAGCCGATGAGCACGGGGGTCGGCATGTTGCGGCCGCGCCCCTTGGCGGCGAGCAGGTCGCCGACGGCCTCCGCGCTGAAGGCGTCCGCGCCGATCCCGTACAGGGTGTCGGTGGGCAGCACGACAAGCTCGCCGCGGCGCACGGCGGATGCGGCTTCACGCAGACCCGTCTTGCGGTCCGTCGCGTCGTTGCAGTCGTATCGCCGGGCCATCAGCGGGACTCCTCGTGCAGCAGGGGGGTGGAGGGGTGGGTCGCGCCCGTCACGGCAGGGCCTTGCGGGCGGTGGCGAAGCGGGGGCGGTTGTTCAGGTCGGGGTGGTCGGCGGCGTCGGCCCAGCCGCGCTCCTCCGCGAAGATCCACGGCACCTGGCCGCCCTGGGTGTCGGCGTGCTCGATGACGACGATGCCGCCGGGCCGCAGCAGCCGGTGCGCGGTGCGCTCGATGCCGCGGATGGTGTCGAGGCCGTCCTCTCCGGAGAAGAGGGCCATCTCCGGATCGTGGTCGCGGGCCTCGGGGGCCACGTACTCCCACTCGGTGAGCGGGATGTACGGCGGGTTGGAGATCACCAGGTCGACCTGCCCGTCCAGCTCGGGCAGCGCGCTCAGCGCGTCGCCCTGGTGGACGGTGACCCGGGAGCCCTCGGCGTTCTTGCGGGTCCACCGCAGGGCGTCCTCGGACAGCTCGACCGCGTGCACGCGCGAGCGCGGCACCTCCTGCGCCATGGCCAGTGCGATGGCGCCGGACCCGGTGCACAGGTCCACGATCATCGGCTCGACGACGTCCATCGCCCGGACGGCGTGTATGGCCCAGTCCACGACCGACTCGGTCTCGGGCCGGGGCACGAAGACCCCGGGCCCGACCTGGAGCTCCAGGTAGCGGAAGAAGGCGCGGCCGGTGATGTGCTGGAGCGGCTCGCGCGCCTCGCGGCGGGCGACGGCCTCCCAGTAGCGGGCGTCGAAGTCCGTGTCCTTGACGTGGTGCAGTTCCCCCCGCTTGACGCCGTGCACGAAGGCCGCGAGCTCCTCCGCGTCGAAGCGCGGTGAGGGCACGCCGGCGGCGGCCAGCCGCTGGGTGGCCTGGGCCACCTCGGCAAGCAGCAAGTTCACGCTGGTCCTCCGGGCTGCTGTCGTACGGGGGTGGAGCGGGTGCCGGTGTCGGCGAGGTCGAGCAGGTCAGGCGGGGGTCAGTGCGCGGACGCCAGCTTGGCGGCCGAGTCCGCGTCGACGCAGGCCTGGATCATCGAATCGAGGTCGCCGTCGAGCACCTGGTCCAAGTTGTACGCCTTGAACCCGGTCCGGTGGTCCGAGATCCGGTTTTCCGGGAAGTTGTACGTACGGATCTTCTCGGAGCGGTCCACCGAGCGCACCTGGCTGCGGCGCACGTCGGAGGCCTCCTGCTCGGCGGCCTCCTGGGCCGCGGCCAGCAGGCGCGACCGCAGGATGCGCATCGCCTGCTCCTTGTTCTGGAGCTGGCTCTTCTCGTTCTGGCAGGAGGCGACCACACCGGTCGGGATGTGCGTGATGCGCACGGCGGAGTCGGTGGTGTTGACGGACTGGCCGCCGGGGCCCGACGAGCGGTACACGTCGATGCGGAGGTCGTTCGGGTTGATCTCGACCTCGACCTCCTCGGCCTCCGGGGTGACGAGCACGCCGGCGGCGGAGGTGTGGATGCGGCCCTGCGACTCGGTGGCCGGAACACGCTGGACGCGGTGCACGCCGCCCTCGTACTTCATACGGGCCCAGACGCCCTGGCCGGGCTCGGTGGCACCGTTGCCGCCCTTGGTTCGGACGGAGACCTGGACGTCCTTGTAGCCGCCGAGCTCGGACTCGGTGGAGTCGATGATCTCGGTCTTCCAGCCCACCCGCTCGGCGTAGCGCAGGTACATGCGCAGCAGGTCGCCGGCGAACAGGGCGGACTCGTCGCCGCCCGCGCCCGCCTTGATCTCCAGGAGCACGTCCTTGTCGTCGCTGGGGTCGCGCGGGACGAGCAGCAGGCGGAGCTTCTCGGTGAGCTCCTCGCGCTGCGCGCTCAGTTCCTTCACCTCGGCAACGAAGTCCGGGTCGTCGGCCGCGAACTCCTTCGCCGTCTCGATGTCCTCGGCGGACTGCTTCCAGGCACGGAAGGTCGCGACGATCGGGGTCAGTTCCGCATAGCGCTTGTTGAGCTTGCGCGCGTTGGCCTGATCCGAGTGGACCGAAGGGTCGGCGAGCTTCTTCTCAAGGTCGGCGTGCTCGCCGACCAGTTCCTCGACCGCCTCGAACATCGGGGGCTCCTGGGGTGAAAAGTACGAAAAAGGGCTGCGGGACGACAAAGGCGCCGGTCCGGCTGCCCCCGTGTGGACAGGGTGCAGCCGGGGTCCGGCGCCGGGGGCTCGCTACTTCGAGCCGGCAGCCTTGCCGAAGCGGGCCTCGAAGCGGGCGACACGGCCACCGGTGTCGAGGATCTTCTGCTTGCCCGTGTAGAACGGGTGGCACTCGGAGCAGACCTCGGCACGGATGGTGCCCTCGGTCAGGGTGCTACGGGTGGTGAACGACGCGCCACAGGTGCAGCTGACCTGGGTCTCGACGTACTCGGGGTGAACATCGCGCTTCAAGGTGTCTCCTAGATTCGGGAGGGCGCCGGGTCGCAGGAGCCGAATTGCGCACTGCGTGAACCGGGGCCGACAGACCAGTCTGCCAGGACCGGGCTGCCTGTCAAAATTCTGAGGACGCCTCCCTCAACGGGGCGGGGGCGGCATCTATTCCGGGGTCGTGCAGAACGTCCCTGAGCAGGCTTTTCACGGCTGCTGGACGATCGCGCCGGCCGTTCCCTTGTCACCCATCGAGTTCGCGGTGGCCTCGGCGGGGACCGGCTGGTCGGCCAGGAGGGCGCTCCAGACCAGCTGGCACTCCTTGGCCAGCGGGGCGACCCGGTCGGCGTCGCGGGCGTCCGGACCCACGGGCAGCGTGATCATCTTCATGTCCTGGGCGTCGATGCCCTGGAGGCTCTGGGCGAAGCCCATGAGGGACTTCACGTCGCCGAGCGACTTGTCGGTGGTGAGCGCCTTGGTGCCGGTGTCGGCGAGGTCGAGCAGGCGCTTCGGGTTGTCGAAGATGCCGATGCCCCTGACCTGCTTGATCAGGGCCTTCATGAACGCCTGCTGGAGTTGTATTCGGCCCAGGTCGCTGCCGTCGCCGACGCTCTTGCGGGTCCGTACGAGGCCCAGGGCCTGCTCGCCGTTCAGCTTGTTGGGGCCGGCCGGGAGGTCGAGGTGGCTCGAGCCGTCCTTGATGGGCTTGGTGGTGGTGAGCTGGACGCCGCCGAGGTTGTCGATGATCTTCTTGAAGCCGGTGAAGTCGACCTCGATGTAGTGGTCCATGCGGATCCCCGACATCTTCTCGACGGTCTTGACCGCGCAGGCGGCCCCGCCGATGGTGAACGACTCGTTGAACTGCGAGCGCGAGCTGCCGCGGTCGGTCTTGCCGTTGCCCAGCGTGCACGGCGGCCGGTTGACCATGGTGTCGCGCGGGATCGAGACGACGGTGGCCTGCTTGTGGCCCTCGTTCAGGTGGACGATCATCGCCGTGTCGGAGCGGGCCGAGCCGCCGTCGTCCTGGCCGTACTCGGAATTCGCGCCGCCGCGGGAGTCGGAGCCGAGGACGAGGATGTCCATCGAGCCGTTGTCCACGTTCTGCGGGCGGTCGGTGCCGAGCGCCTGGTCGATGTCGACCGTCTTCAGGTTCCCGTTCAGGTGGAAGTAGAACCAGCCGAGACCCGCCCCGCCCAGGAGGACCACGCCGGCGGCGCTCCACGCGGCGATGACGAGGGCCTTGCGCCGCTTCGAGGGTTTCCGTCGGCGTCGGCCCGCGGCGCGCCGGCCGCTGCCCCTGCTGTCCTCGCTCATGCTCTCCTCAGTCCTCAATGCGTTCCCGGCCGTGTGTCCGGCCCAGGGGTTTGCCCGCACTGCCCTCTGACACAGACGGCCGAACGCGGTCCAGGGTTCCACGGCCGGCGCGGGCCCCGTGCCAGGTGCACCGCGGTGGCCGGGGCGGGAGCAGCGCGCCGCCGCGCCGCGCCCACCTGCGGTTTCCCGGGGGGACGCACGGCGCGGCTGCGAGGTTCACGAAAACCGCGAGTGTGGCGAAGCTCGCACCTGAGGAAAACGCGAGAAAATGCCCGAAAACCGCTGAAAACACGGGACCGCCCCCACCGCGTGTGCGGTGGGGGCGGTCTCGGTGATGCGGTGCGGCGACGGTCAGTCGTCGTTCTTGCCGGACGGGGTCGTCTTGGCGATCTGCATCAGGAACTCGGCGTTCGACTTCGTCTGCTTCATCTTGTCGAGCAGGAGCTCGATGGCCTGCTGCGAGTCGAGCGCGTGCAGCACCCGGCGCAGCTTCCAGACGATGGCGAGCTCCTCGCTGTTGAGGAGGATCTCCTCCTTGCGGGTGCCCGACGGGTCGACGTCGACGGCCGGGAAGATGCGCTTGTCGGCGAGCTTCCGGTCGAGCTTGAGCTCCATGTTGCCGGTGCCCTTGAACTCCTCGAAGATCACCTCGTCCATGCGCGAGCCGGTGTCGACCAGCGCGGTGGCCAGGATGGTCAGCGAGCCGCCGTCCTCGATGTTGCGCGCGGCACCGAAGAAGCGCTTCGGCGG
This genomic interval carries:
- the prfA gene encoding peptide chain release factor 1 — its product is MFEAVEELVGEHADLEKKLADPSVHSDQANARKLNKRYAELTPIVATFRAWKQSAEDIETAKEFAADDPDFVAEVKELSAQREELTEKLRLLLVPRDPSDDKDVLLEIKAGAGGDESALFAGDLLRMYLRYAERVGWKTEIIDSTESELGGYKDVQVSVRTKGGNGATEPGQGVWARMKYEGGVHRVQRVPATESQGRIHTSAAGVLVTPEAEEVEVEINPNDLRIDVYRSSGPGGQSVNTTDSAVRITHIPTGVVASCQNEKSQLQNKEQAMRILRSRLLAAAQEAAEQEASDVRRSQVRSVDRSEKIRTYNFPENRISDHRTGFKAYNLDQVLDGDLDSMIQACVDADSAAKLASAH
- the rpmE gene encoding 50S ribosomal protein L31, whose protein sequence is MKRDVHPEYVETQVSCTCGASFTTRSTLTEGTIRAEVCSECHPFYTGKQKILDTGGRVARFEARFGKAAGSK
- a CDS encoding LCP family protein; this encodes MSEDSRGSGRRAAGRRRRKPSKRRKALVIAAWSAAGVVLLGGAGLGWFYFHLNGNLKTVDIDQALGTDRPQNVDNGSMDILVLGSDSRGGANSEYGQDDGGSARSDTAMIVHLNEGHKQATVVSIPRDTMVNRPPCTLGNGKTDRGSSRSQFNESFTIGGAACAVKTVEKMSGIRMDHYIEVDFTGFKKIIDNLGGVQLTTTKPIKDGSSHLDLPAGPNKLNGEQALGLVRTRKSVGDGSDLGRIQLQQAFMKALIKQVRGIGIFDNPKRLLDLADTGTKALTTDKSLGDVKSLMGFAQSLQGIDAQDMKMITLPVGPDARDADRVAPLAKECQLVWSALLADQPVPAEATANSMGDKGTAGAIVQQP